In Platichthys flesus chromosome 6, fPlaFle2.1, whole genome shotgun sequence, the genomic stretch GCAGCGGCTTATCTCGGAGGTGTAGTGTGGGCTCTGAATGCGGGGAACACCCTGAAGTGACTCTATCAGTCTCAGCCAGGCCGTTGTCGTGCGCCTTGTCCTCCCGTACCCCCGGTCACATCCTCACCGTGCACCCGGGGGGAGCAAACTGATTGTGCGGGCTGCAGCATGCTCCTCGGGCCCGGGCTAAAGAAACTGTGCCCCATGCACGCATGGCTCAGGTCAATTCACGTGTGTCACTGCGTCTCTCGGGCTGCGCGCAGCGGACGAGTGGAGCTGACAGCGAGTGCCGAGCAGAAAGTGAAAAGACGCACGGTGCAAACTGTTCTGAGCGATGTGACACGAACAGAGGCACTGGTGAAGGTAAAGAACAGACACTTACAGAAGGATTCCTTTACTCCGGACTGGGACTCGGACACTGTTTGCTCCCCGGTATTGTCTCCCCCGCGGATCCGTGCGTCAGGACTCCGGGTCTATTTTAACGAATGACTCACGCATTCTTGTAGGGTCAATCCCCGTGAACTCCAGGGTTGGGAAAGTTAACTCGGGCCCTAAAacgccccctcctcctcccgctgtTGTATCCTCTCGATTTCTATTTTCTCTCGATTGTATTCCAGTATACatgtgaaagggggggggggggggtacgcgGTGGGAAATGTGAGTCTATGCAGGCTGAGGACGCGCACGGGGACCTCAGAGGTCCGTGATTCTGGGCAGAAGGCTACCGCTGTGTGGCCGAAGAGAAAACTACCgaacatcatcaccacacacacacactcacacacatacacacacgctcgTAAATGTAACTgctttaaaaaagttttttatgattttagaCACAGTTTATTTACTTCGGAGACTCTTTCCTCGTGTCCCCCAAATGTTTTGTGAGATGATTGAACCGTTTCTCGGGGCCACACAACCCGCTGAACCACTTGTGTTATTAACGCGTGACAGGGGCGTGCAGTGGGAGGATGAACCCCGTTAGAGCAGGATTACCTTCTGCTTTCCTTGTCATAATAAAGCCCTTAACTTCATCTTTACATGGCTGACATTCATCCTGGAAACACTTACTTTAGGGTTCATGGTTTAAAAATTTGAACTGGGTGAACATTCATTAGTGAAGACAAATCAGATTTAAGTTCATATTTCTGTGCTTTTCCATAACAGAGATTAAATGTTTGAAAGTTATTCCTGATGATGTTTCTAGCACAAGCTCTAAGAGGACACTCAGTTCAAAGTAGTGAACATTTACAAAGTTTCTTTTACAAAAAACGGATTTCAGTTTATGCAAATCTGTCAACCACGTGCTTTCTGTGTGCCTTTCACATGTAACAttgtaaaagagaaaataactttactttacttttgtCATACAATTAGTACGCATATAATAATAAGGTTATTGCTAACTAACTGTCATTCTTTTCTTACAAACTTAAGTTTGTGAGTTTTTGTGCCACTGACTCAAGTCTTAGCTATGATATTAATTAATAACACCACAGATTATTTTATGAACTTTTatagaactttttttttaaaacagagttGGAGCGTATTATTCTGGACCATGTGGAGTGACCTGAGTCTAATCACAGCCAAGCTGCCTGAATCTGCTGCTGTCATCGCTGTTTGTTGTGCAGGAGCTAAGATAACCGGAGCGCGCAGCGACTCTCACAGCGAGCTGCCCGGAGGACGCGCCGGGCGGACGGTCCCGGGCGCAGAGCGGCGGCACTCCGCCCCTATCATGCAACAGGAGTTTGTCCTCTTACCTTGACCACACGGAATCGATCCTCGCTGCGTCTGTCTTGCAAAACCTGGCTCGATGCGACCGCGACGAGAGTTTCAGCGAAGAGACCAAAGAAGAGGAGTCAGTTCAAACAGCCTTCAAATCCCGTGCGTAAAGTCACCATCGCTGCTGGAGCGTGTCAGGGACTTTGGTAACTCCTCTGTCTGCGCTCCGCCGAGGATCACAAGGTGCGACAAAACACACCGAGGTCGGTGTCAGAAGAAACGCTGAGCCCCACGAGCTGTCAtctggaggatgtgtgtgtgtgcgcgcgtgggTTTCTGAAGTCAGTGAAGTTACTTCCCGTCCAGCAGTGTGTGGAGGTTAAGTGAGAGTGTGGGGCAGTGTCGGGTaaagaggcagaggcaggataacccctcctctctctctctctctctctctctcgctctctctctgtgtcacacacacaaacacacacacacacacacacacacacacacacacacacacacacacacacacacacttacactcagacaaaaacacagacacacacacattcttgtacttctatcttattAAGGATACTCGTCGGCATAATTGCATTTGGTATAATTGCATTTGCtagcccctaaccctaacctaaaccgaATTCTAACCCCAACTTTAAATCCAGTCTTAACACTCAAGCTGCCCGGtgaaaaatgtcctcactttccaaaaatgtcatgtAGGTTTATGCTccaaatggtcctcacaaatatataagtACAAGTATAATCACACTCTCTTTATTTGTCCGTCACTtgctttgtttgattttttatCCATTAAATTATAAAGCACTTTCTATTCACCAATGTTCATCAGTTTAGCAAACACTCATCACCTATTTTCTCCGTGTATGCgcgcatgtgtgcgtgtgcgtgtgtgtgcgtgttcgtgtATGCATGCGCGCACTGGTCACCTGCAGCAGTTTAGtctaaataaactaaataaaggCTTTCATTACTTTTTGTTATGGACGCACATTTTCTTACCAatatttgttcttgtttgtcAGAAATCACTCCAAATGAAAACGCGTATTCCAATGAAGATAGATTCTTAGATGGattgaaaaaggaaataatatTGTGGACAGAAATGAGcggattcatttttttaagtttcccGGTTGCTAATTTTTTGCATATGTGATTAATTTCTCAACATTGCTTGtttataatttaaacattttaattaaagtctAATAAAATTCAAGATAAAGTccgtaaaaaaaaatacacaataaatattatttgatCGAAATTAGCACAGGGAAATATAACGTGTGGCCTCAGTTTGGTTGGACACAGCTCGTTAAGTCCATTGAAGAAGATTTCCACGGCAAACATAAACTCGTGTGCATGACTGTGCTGTGGGAAGGTTCCGTTGGATTGTCCTGTCAGAGGTGTGAGCTCCTCTGCGCTCACTCGTTATTACATCTACTCTCACGCCACCTTTTGGTGGTTTGACTGCAGGTCATCAGTGGAGGGTTCATTTCACACAGTACGTGTGAGGAAGGGgaatatagaaaaaataaaatactaatatTTAAGCTGTAATTTGATTTGGTCCACGTGAGCCTATAATAAATTTCCGTCCACTGCTggctatttatttattgatttgcaaaaaatatttaaatacatatatataataaataataatttgtttgtaaGACCTTTGCGTCCTTTTAACACAATGGTGAAGCCTATACACAGTATTACTACTACGACTACTACACAACTTGTACTACTTCtactaataaaaataataataatattaataataatgttaaaaatctaaatttttcTAGATGATCATTGAAATCAcagatatttaattaattaattaccCTTCTATAAAAGACATGTGTCGTCAAGGATATTTTTATTATGAGCCAAATAAAGTAGGCCTATTGGATTAGGCTACTGTACTGTTTTATCAAAGATTCCTCCCACATATGTTTTGAGCTCATATTTCAAAAAAGTTCCCAGAATATTGTAACCAACATGGCTCCCACTTCACTGCAAAGTCCATTCTCTGTTCTTATACTCGAGAGGCAATAGGCCAGTTACACTGAACTATGATCGATTAAAGTCAGCTGATTTGAAAACACCCTCACAGTGTCAGACTCTGCACACTGAAGCTCAAACATACACATGTAAATAATATTGagcaatttaaaataataaaatcaacaaaattTGGACAGTAAACATGATCATTTATTGTGCTTTTCAAATTGCACAGGGATATTTAATTGTAAACatacattgtaaataaaaatgatggaATGCAAGAGGTAACATACCtgttattattacttattattacAGAAGTTGTATTGTACCTAATAAACCGACATCCGAGTGTACTGTTGTATCACAGACCTCCAGTGGGCGGCAGCACAGAGGCTAGTCAGCAGCATcagcgaagaagaagacgacacTGAGCTGTGTTGACAAACCCAGCTAGCTTGTGCTAGTTCGGTGATATGgtgttttattgacattttactgaagCATCGTTCATCATGAGTTCTCCGGAGGGCAGACACGGAACTAAGCGACCCGCTTCTCCGAGTGAAGTGAGTGAACCTATGAAAACTCTGAATGATCCGCAGAAAAAAGCTACGAGTTTCTTAGACGAGGCTAGCATTGTGTTAGCATGTTTGCTAACGTCGGAGCTTTACCTTAAAACCTGACCACGTTCCTTTTTTGGTCCTGGACAAAGTTGACTCATTATTCAAGTTGGTTTAAACTTTAATGCCCTTAACTTATCACACACTGTAATAGATAGAGTCAAGTCGATTTAAGATGAACCGTTAGTGTTTTTACAGCAATGAATAATGACTGGATCTTACATATCATCTGCTATTTACTACCTCTTACATTatgcacacatttgtaaatgAAAGCATTAACACGGGTTTAgcagtaaaaaatataatgtgtGCAAAATATTTGTTGCTTATTccttaaaaaatatttcaaataaggTACAGGTCAATGCCCTGGTTCCATTTGTCTTTACCAACGACACAGGTTAGCAGGAACAGCTAGCTAAAGCTAATTTGTTTACTTCTCCACTAACTTCTTTACTAATGTCTGAATTTGACAGTTCACACTCATTATTTTCAGGATCTCTTTCCTCCATACCGTCAGTGACTTTTTAATGATGGGCTTAACCCTTCACATATTTGACAGTTCCACTTTAAATAAGGTTCATTATTATCAAACATTACTCCAATAGATGATAGTAACTACCTCTGGCTCCAGCGGTCACGGTGTCACCTGTTCATCCACACAGTGAGAGACATCAGAGGGGAACAGGTTGAGTAGCCCTGTTGGTTAGAAAAACAGCCTGCACTGTCAGAATAGTGTATATATGAAagcaatatataatataattgtaAATTCATGAGCGCCCTGTTTTTGGTGGAATGTTGACTCCTCTCGTCTTTCCTTGGCAGGATGGATCTACCCAGTGGTCAGCAGCGGATCTGGGAAGcaatgagaggaaacagaagttCCTACGGTTGATGGGCGCGGGCAAGGTCCTTTTTGCATTATGATCACTTTGAATTCAGTTCACATCATCGATTAAAGGAATACAATGTTTCTTTAGTTTGATATAGTCGCTCTAACTTTTGGAGAAGTTGTGacagatgaaaaatgaatgttttgtCTTCTACAGAAAGAACACACAGGACGCCTCATCATTGGTGACCACAAGTCTACTTCCCTGTTCCGAAGTGGTAAGCTTCATTTGTAAAAGgctttatttgttgtgttcGAGAaaaaatgtgtccaaactcAAACTACTGTCCCATGCCACTTAGCCTTGCTGCCTCATCATTAAACCCAGTGCAATTAACCTGGCTCTCCCACTACACATCCGCCGTACAGATCTATCCATGCATGGATAGGCCTGTAATGGCTGGGTGTGCCTGCTGTGACTGGTGTCTCCTCTGCAGGGCAGCAAGATAGGCAGATGAACGAGCAGCTGGAGATGCAGTACCAGCAGGGCATGGATGGGAAACTGTCCGGCCGGAACCGGAGACACTGCGGCCTGGGTTTCAGTGAGGTGAGGATTCATCAACTGCAGGACGAGGGGGCAAATAGAAAACCAGGAGTAGATTAAATAAATCTATATAGATCTGGGATATTAATATAAATCAGATACACCATATTGAAAAAAAGCATTGGGAGGAGCTTATTTAACATGCCGTTCTAAATTGATCGGCATTATTATGGAGTTGGTCTCCTCTTTGGCAGCCCAAAGGTGTTTCGATAGGGTAGAAGTCAGGGCTCTGTGCGGGCCAGTCAAGGTCTTCCACACTGAACTCTCCGAACCATGCCTTTATGGACCTTGCTTTGTGCACTGGGGCAGAGTCATGCTGGGACAACAAAGTTGGAAGAATAGAATTGTCCAAAATGTCTTAGTAAGCTGAAGCATTAAGATTTCCCTGAAAAACAACCCTATGGTATTacccctcctccaccaaacTTTACAGTTGGCACAATGCAGTTAGGAAGGTAAGGTTCTCCTGGCATTCGCCAAACTCTGACTCGTCCACCAGACTGCTAGACAGAGAAGTGTGACTCCACAGAACAAGTTACCACTTCTTCAGAGTCCAATCTCTGTACAGGCCTGCTTCACACTACTCCCTCGACGCTTGACATTGTGCTTGGTGATGTAAGGCTGGCATGCAGCTGCTCTGCCATGGAAACCCATGTCATGAAGCTAATGGTGCacagtgtttatgtttatgcCAGAGGAGGTTTGGAAACTCTGCAGTTATTTACTCAGCAGAGCGCTGAATTCAGTGAGCCCTTTCGAACGACCCAttctttaacaaatgtttgTAAAGCCAGACCGCATGGCTAGGTGCTTGATTTATACACCTGTGGCAATGGGACTGAATGAAACGCCTTAATTTAATCATTAAGAGGTGTGTCCCAATACTTTTGTCCATAAATTGTATGTAATTTAACATTCCACACAGacctttaatacattttgtcttttttccccccctttctctctttaatGTAGTGTCCCAGTGAAACACTGTCCATCCACACATCTTCTTTGTATTCTTTCAGCATGTATTCATTTGTGAGGAACATTATTCATGAGGTTCATGGTCCTGTGAAAGCCCTTCTGTCAAATACgatttaatatttgaatagttcCTATGTAAGTATATTGTGGTGACCTACGCAACATTCAGTATTTAAAATAGTGAACTACATAAAGCAAACATATGATAATGGATCAGAGTTGAATAGTAGACAGATGGCTTACGGGTTGCAATTATTTGACAGGTTAGTCTAACAATAATGAGACGTCAGAACCAGGGACAGTGAGTGATGTTTTATCTTAACCTTGATGACCGAGGAAGAGAAGTTGTGCTGCTCTGTCTCGAGCTGTCAGTATCCGCCTCACACAATTAAATTATAACTTAAAAGAGGTTTTTCACTTTCCCTACATGAGACAATGAACCTGTGGCATGAGAGTTAGGCGCCCAGTTCAATATGAGTCAAATTCTGTGTGCAGAATAGGGTGTGACTGCCAAAGAGCACACATAAACTTTCATAAATGGAAAGGATAATGTCTACGCCCGATATTAAATAAACCCAGAGGCTAAATAATTAAAGAGCGTAGTATAAATAAGCTCTGCCGTTATCACTCCTGTTGATCGTTCTGGTCgatttaaccctgatgtcctgtcTGTGGACAAGTTTAAACATGTTTCTCATAAACTCTGATCATGTTGTCTCAGAGATTATTTGTGGACGGACAAAAAAATCTATCTTCAAGTTGAGAATCTCATGTTTTTGTTCTAATCCACAGCCTGAGCCAGAGCCAGATTCGCTCCCTGCTCCGCCAGTGGACAATCAGACAGAAGAGCCTGAGCCAGTGAAGTCCACCAGTGAAAAAGAGCCAACAGACGCCCAGGACAAAGACTGCAGTCCCGTCAGTAAGGAACAGACCTCAGACCTGGCTGAGAGCGACTCTGACAGCAGGAGCGAGGAACCGAAACATGGCTTCAAAATGACCTTTGTGAAGTCGGCATAGGGCAAACGGGAATTACTTTTTGTAATCTCAGATTTGTACATTTTGACATTAATTGTTAAACTGTTGTCCATCACCCATCATTGTAATTCTTTGACTATGTGGAAATGAGTTCTCTACACAAGCACTCATCTCATCGTGGTGTGCATGTTGGCATAACATTCAGTCTGCAGGTTAATTTGTGTTAGATCATGATTAGATGCCGATTGGTCcagttgttattttgtttaaacaTCAATAAAGGGAGGTGTCGCTCAGGTGTACTTTCTGTGGACGCTCTCAGTTCGATCAGTATCATGAAGGTTCTGCTGGGGGAAAGTAAACTGAGCAGATATCCTAATGAATGAAATTATGTAAAATTTAAAATCATCAGAAGGCCTCTGCGGATTTCCACTACTGAGGTTGTtcgttttattttgacatgtatTTTGAAACTATTGACTGAGAGATGATAgaatatattttacataaaaccTGTTAATGCAGatatatgtaaatattgtgTGTGTTAACCAGTGCAGCCAAACGGACAATAACTGACATGTCTAAATTATTTCACGGTTGTGTACTTCAAACATATTTCATGAGTTTCTTAAAAAATTATGATCTGTCGGATTTAGAATTGTATTTTATCAccttaatattattttaaatgaaaatacagTGAGAGCGAGAACAGGTGACTTTTGCTGTATGTGCATTTAGACAAGTGTATTTTGAGTAAGTGGGTTGTAATAAATAACCTTCAGGCCTAATTTCATCTGTGCCCCACATTTTCTGGGTTTCAGAGTCACAAAGCAGTTTGTAGGTAAACAAGTTGTACTctgtttataaaatataaaaatgctaAACCATGAGCAGAAACATGTGGCAGTaaagtgtgtgttagtgtgtgtgagagacaatTCTATCAAAAGAACTGGATGCAATTATATGTTATAGTAGGACATCAAAGCAAGAGTGCGCAACTAAAGCAATATCATTAACATTCCTCCTCAACTAAActtatttcaaatgtaaaaaagctATATTTAACATATTGGTTTTAAACATGCTTCTACTGAAATTCTTGATCTTTATTCACATGGTCAGTTCATGTATTCATGTTCAGAGTTTTTTCAATACTTTTACACAAAACCCTGCGCTAACACTCAAGTAGCCCCTGCTTGTGCTCTTCTCTTTGCTTGGAGTTTTTTGTGCAACAGAATGCAGCTGTAGGTTTGAGGAGTGAAATGGTCCCACAGCGGCTGTTTGAGTGCAAGTGCAGTGGTTTTGAGTCCTGCTCCCAAAATGAAAGACCAcactatttaataaaaaaaggcaaagaaaacataaattcgACACTGGATCCAGATCTGGGCTCAGTGACGTCTGTGTAGTAAAATATCAACTCATATTCACTACATATAATGTAAAACTAAGGTAAACTAACACAATGAGAAAAGGGTTGAGATCATCGGCCCGTCATCAgagctgttttttctttttcaaatccaAAACCACATTGACTGTTTGATTTGGTTTCTCTTTTAATTTCCTGCAGAACACCAGTGTAACGTGCCAGTTTCATTATTCTCCAATTACTGTTGAGACAGTGCAGATTTCCTGGTGACACTTAGTCACAAAAACAAGATGTACTGTGTGGAGCTTATTGTCTCATTCCTTGAGACTATTACGCCTCAGAATCAAACACTGAGCAAATGATTCTAACGCAAGACTTACTTAATTTCCACTTTTGAGGACTGAGGCTGGATATTTTTGACTGCAAATAAGTCTCGgctgaaacaaactgaaaacacagcagctttCGATTATTTGTGTTGAATAGGAATCTTTGCATTATATAAAGCATATACAACATGGAATATACAACATGCACAGGACACTAGGAGCCTTCCTCAAGAAACCCACAGGACACTGGAAAACGAGAGGCCAACTCAAAGCTAATTGAACAAGTTGCCATCAAGTGAAGCATTTACCAAAGAGATGCACTGTCCCTATACTCCACAAAGAATGAAGCCACCGTCAGACACTTCCTTCACACGGGCGACATCGAGCTGTGCTTCGGGAGAGGCATCAACTGATCCACATCCCCAGAATCTACAGCAAACACATCAGAGTGTCATCAGCACTAGACCAGTCAGGTCAGATGGTATCCAAGAGAGACGAGATGATCAGAACTGAACTACCGGAAGGCAACAGATGTCCTGGACAGACAAATACCTTGAGAACCCACAGGAAACCATGAAGAGGCCAAAGACCGTCAGCCTCGGTCAAATACCTACACAGAGTGAGGCAATGTCCTAATATGGccaaaggaggagggagaggccaCTGATATCAAGACAAGGAAGCTCCTCTGGGATGTGCAGATTCTTGATTATTCATTCAACTATGCACATTTTATGGGGGAAATGTATTTCTAGTATTTCTATTTAAAGTAAATTCTTACAAACTAAGTTGTAGTTCATAGATGACAAtttagtttatatattttcatttgagcTCAGTCTTATTTTCCCTTACTTTCACCTCTGCAATATGggagcgcgcgcacacacacatacccacacacattcacccgctcctggggTCGGATTTATAAAAGAGTGTGTAGGATTCTTACTAAAAGCGTGCGTACGCCCAAAAGCAGGAAATGGAGTACGCCAAAGCTAAATCCGATTTATAAAAACGTGCGCGCACAAAACCTGAACTCCAAATCCGCCCTCCAGACGCCCAATTTCTActataaatggtcaatgcaaagcacggcacgaatattaaattatgaagctGAGCAATGGGTTTCTACCGTGAGTCGACTTTATGGGAcatcagtgatgtcactaataaagaaaatacactgaaaatACATTTCCACAACACTGTattgtacagccactgcagaggggctgaagagctgcatgcggctccggagccgcaggttgccgaacCCTGATAGAGAACATTATACTAAGACAAAACTGAACCTCTACCTGGGAAACAACATCAAGTATACATCATCTATAtgcctttaaaataaatattatccTGTATTCTAGTATATTAACACAATGACACatacagacttttaaatggcctgtatttatacagcacttaccgaccactcaaagcactttacagaacAGGTCCCATTctcccattcacacacccacATCATTCAGTACTTCTATTTCTATCCCACACCATTAAGGGCACTCTGGGGTTCCGACTGGAtgagccagggatcaaaccacgaccttctggttagtggacaaccctctATTTCCTGCACCCCACAAATGAttgtatattataatatattatattatatttgaaacatttcaaggaataacacaacaaacaaggAACTTgtttaatgtaatatttattacTATTGATGCTTGAAGTCGACAGGACCGTGATCGTTGGGGGACAGTGTTGACAAACTATACAGTAGAAATAACACAATCAAAAATAAGCCATGTAATAAATAGGTCATGTTGAAACATTACTACAGTTATCAGAGCATTTTGGCTTTTATTTCACTCTTTTTAGTCACTCGTAAAAGAGAAAGCGGCAGAACAGGTCATTTTCgattagtttaaaaaaaatagcaaTTTACTTGTTTATAAATTATGAGTTGACGGTGCCATGTAAGTGCTGAAGCAAATGACACTCGAGTCTTCTTTAAAAACTTCAACTCATCATCAAACTGTTATAAGCATGCATGCAGCTCTTTGTCTCGCGAGCGGGCTTCGTTCCAAGtgaatgtgttaaaaaaacGATTGGATCCTTCCCTTCCTCCTTGTGTTTAGTGGCGGTGGTCGCTCCTGCGGGTCAGTACCGTGCAGCAGCTTTGGCTGAGAAGAATGCAAACACACCTTTAATTTACAGACTTGTTCATACAAATTAACCACACATTTTGCATAAGAATATATGATTTTAACAGGTTTCCAGCAGCCTTCATGAGAGCAAACAGCTCCCAGTCTCTTTGAACAGTTTATAGGTTTGGGTCATTTAACATAATGTGATACCTCTGTCATCTTTCTCCACCaaggacgttatgttttcatgtaagttgtgttttttttgcaggacTACACAAAAACTAACCATTTCCATGAAAtagtgtggaggaggagggcttGAACCAAGACATAActcattaaaacatttgtattaatatcTCAAAAGATAATTCATGTCTCTTGATGCAAAAATAAGACCTGTTTAGGGAAATTCATTCAattcatgagtgtgtgaaatttggtacaAAACTTAACAAAAATCCGGCTTTGGtgcatttaaatgttgtttcatgagGGGACAGTTggttcttggcagaggtatgacAATACAAACAGGATCCCCAAAACTGATTGGCCTATTTGGTCTAGACTGCTTTACACCAGTAAAATGTTATATTCACAGGAAACAAAGGAGCTGCACAAAGAAATGTGCATGATAGTGTGAATTTTCTTATACCTacaacggagaaaagaaagaatcaaacgaaaacacacaactcactcCAAAACACCACTCACACAAAGAGAGGTCAACACATTTCCCTGAAGAAGCCCTTTctaaagagaaagaaaccagCACTCcacacagattttctttttacactgaCTTGATATGAACAAGGAAGATATTCCCAAGAGCAAACAAAAGGTGATTTTTACGCAGAAAGTTTGGTGGATGACAGATTTGTAAATTTTCTCATGATTTAAGAAAATACGATGTAGTATGTATCACTgggacattttaaaagaaaggtGTAAGTGAGGGGGGTTCGAGGCTGTAATGTAAGCTGTGCACATTTCTGGGCAGACAACAAACTTAATGATTAATCCACAGCACAAGAAGGGGAAATGGCAGATATACCTGGACCAGACAAGCTCATCGACTCTCCAGCCGCTCAGTCCCTGCACACCAGGGACAACGACACATCACATGATGCCAGTCTTAGATGTTTCtagattcactgtgtgtgtgtgtgtgtacgtattCTCATTCCTATCTTTGTGAGAATGAATTTGAGGTTTACACTCGCACAGTTGGACATTTCTGCAAAGTGAGGACATCACGttgtcttttcttctccatGAGGCTGTTTGAGGGCTGACTTGGTTTTGAGGTAAACAAGGTTGCATTGTTTAAACTGGGATGTTAAAAGGGACGGCACATGTGGTCCATTTGATGGTCGACGCTGAGGTTAGAGCTAAGTGGATGCATGTTGGTAATGAAGGCGTGTGCGCGCTAACCTGCCACCAGTTTGCTCTTGCGCGATGCCTCTGAAGCCAGCGTCTGGGACACGTTCATGatcctctcctgctgctttacAGCCGAGTCCAGCTCACTGAAGTCCAGTGGTGCAGACGGCTGCATGTTGTGAACACTGTCAGAAGGAAGCAATCATGGTCCTAGTGGTGAAACATAAACATCCTGACTCCACCTAGCCCCAGTGTATTTATTTGAGTGTCCTCTACCTGGATCTGGCCACGAGGTTCTTGATGCGCTCGGCCCGACGAGAGcgttcctccagctcctctgggcTCACAGGCTCGTCAGGGTCAGACTCTATGTAGCGCTCTGGGATGGGAACCTTCTGTGGTTTGGACAGCTGTGTATTGGAAAGACAGTCTTATACTGGTGTCCCGTGGTTTGAGACCAGCCGTAGTGTATTGGATACTACAGCAAAACAAATGATTCATTGTATACTTCCGATAAGCAATGAATTATGAAACTTGCTTGGTAATATACTGTGTTAATC encodes the following:
- the c6h11orf58 gene encoding small acidic protein, whose protein sequence is MSSPEGRHGTKRPASPSEDGSTQWSAADLGSNERKQKFLRLMGAGKKEHTGRLIIGDHKSTSLFRSGQQDRQMNEQLEMQYQQGMDGKLSGRNRRHCGLGFSEPEPEPDSLPAPPVDNQTEEPEPVKSTSEKEPTDAQDKDCSPVSKEQTSDLAESDSDSRSEEPKHGFKMTFVKSA